A portion of the candidate division KSB1 bacterium genome contains these proteins:
- the rplK gene encoding 50S ribosomal protein L11 has protein sequence MAKKVVATVKLQIPAGNATPSPPVGPALGQHGVNIVEFCKAFNARTQDKLGYIIPVVITIYADRTFTFVTKTPPAAVLLKKAAGIEKGSGEPNRTRVGTVTKAQVREIAMTKMEDLNASSLESAISMIEGTARSMGIKVVD, from the coding sequence ATGGCGAAGAAAGTCGTCGCAACAGTGAAACTGCAAATCCCGGCGGGCAATGCCACGCCCTCGCCGCCGGTTGGTCCGGCCCTTGGCCAACACGGCGTCAATATTGTGGAATTTTGCAAGGCGTTCAACGCTCGTACGCAGGACAAACTGGGCTACATCATCCCTGTGGTCATCACCATCTATGCTGACCGCACCTTCACCTTCGTCACCAAGACGCCCCCGGCGGCGGTGCTGCTCAAGAAAGCAGCAGGCATCGAGAAAGGCTCGGGCGAGCCAAACCGCACCCGGGTGGGCACCGTGACCAAGGCGCAGGTGCGCGAGATCGCGATGACCAAGATGGAAGACTTGAACGCCAGCAGTCTGGAGAGCGCTATTTCGATGATTGAAGGAACTGCCCGGAGCATGGGCATCAAGGTGGTGGATTGA
- the rpoB gene encoding DNA-directed RNA polymerase subunit beta, which translates to MANVAQVTRKSFSKIASAIELPDLLDVQLKSFDEFLQPNVPPDKRLNQGLQAVFQSVFPIIDSRENFRLDFVEYYVERPRYSVEECQERGVTYAVPLKAKLRLSIKEDSGDDSYAETIEQVVYLGNIPYMTERGTFIINGAERIVVSQLHRSPGVFFDELRHPNGQKLFSARVIPLRGSWVEFTTDINDVMYAYIDRRKKFPVTTLLRAVGYSTDSELLGLFDLSVEVPAKADKLRPYLHHIALEDIVDEESGELLCERDQRLTEETIEQIDRSSVKRVRLLRPESPSGPEIISNTLRKDTARSEEDALETIYRHLRAGEPPDLEAARGLVERLFFNPKRYDLGKIGRHRLNKKLGLDIPLDVTVLTKDDIVAIIKYLVDLRDGKREADDIDHLGNRRVRTVGEQLAQQMSVGLSRMARTIKERMNLRESENLTPQDLVNARTILSVINTFFGTSQLSQFMDQTNQLAELTHKRRLSALGPGGLTRERAGFEVRDVHYTHYGRLCPIETPEGPNIGLISSLTTYGRLNDLGFIEAPYRKVVNGRVTDEIVYLTADEEENQIVAQANAPLDKDGRFLQERVKARLRGDFSVVPPEQVSYMDVSPTQTVSAAAALIPFLEHDDANRALMGSNMQRQAVPLLRPELPLIGTGLEGKVARDSRAIIVSDVDGVVEEVDADHIVIRVEPAHDPESEREELLDFEDRTRRVYRLTKFMRTNQDTCINQRPLVTQGQRVTKNQVLADGFATDRGELALGRNVLVAFMPWRGYNFEDAIIVSERIVREDIFTSLHIEEFDLQVRDTKRGEEELTREIPNVSEEATKDLDENGVVRVGAEVQAGDILVGKVTPKGETDPTPEEKLLKAIFGEKAGDVKDASLKVPPGVKGIVINTRLFTRKKKDTKSKKQEKKMLDDLTLWRQEEEQKARRLRDQKLIRVLDGKTAQAVRDIQTDKALVKAKTALRAEGNLARLDFDRVNFRLEVTEDAEANQLAREIIRRYEQRLAAIEQEYEQNKLKLTMGDELPPGIVQLAKVYVAKKRKLSVGDKMAGRHGNKGVVSKIVPVEDMPFLPDGTPVDVVLNPLGVPSRMNLGQIMECNLGWAAAKLNQFYASPVFDGATYEEVVEELKKAGLPPAGKTILYDGRTGEPFDQPVTVGYLYLMKLSHLVEDKIHARSIGPYSLITQQPLGGKAQFGGQRFGEMEVWALEAYGAAHTLQEILTVKSDDVRGRSKVYEAIVKGDNLPEPSLPESFNVLIRELQGLGLDVELIDGRMPQWSARPRKGPHGLRPTEGSSVIHG; encoded by the coding sequence TTGGCGAACGTTGCGCAGGTGACGAGAAAATCGTTCTCGAAAATCGCATCGGCCATCGAGCTGCCTGATCTCTTAGACGTTCAGCTCAAGTCTTTCGACGAGTTCCTGCAGCCGAATGTGCCTCCTGACAAGCGGCTGAATCAGGGGCTTCAGGCAGTATTCCAGTCGGTGTTCCCGATCATCGACAGCCGCGAGAACTTTCGGCTGGACTTTGTGGAGTACTACGTCGAAAGGCCTCGCTACAGCGTCGAGGAGTGCCAGGAACGCGGGGTGACCTATGCGGTGCCCCTGAAGGCAAAGCTCCGTCTGTCCATCAAGGAGGACAGTGGGGACGATTCCTATGCCGAGACCATCGAGCAGGTGGTCTATCTTGGCAATATCCCCTACATGACGGAGCGCGGCACGTTCATCATCAACGGCGCCGAGCGGATTGTGGTCAGCCAGCTTCACCGTTCGCCTGGTGTCTTCTTCGATGAGTTGCGCCATCCCAACGGCCAGAAGCTGTTTAGCGCGCGCGTCATCCCTCTGCGTGGCTCCTGGGTGGAGTTTACCACCGACATCAACGACGTCATGTACGCGTACATCGATCGCCGGAAGAAGTTTCCGGTGACCACTCTGCTGCGCGCTGTCGGCTATTCCACCGACAGCGAGCTCCTCGGCCTCTTTGACCTGAGCGTGGAGGTGCCGGCCAAGGCGGACAAGCTGCGTCCCTATCTGCACCACATCGCCTTGGAGGACATAGTCGACGAAGAAAGTGGCGAGCTCTTGTGCGAGCGCGACCAGAGGCTCACGGAAGAGACCATCGAGCAGATCGATCGCTCCAGCGTCAAGAGGGTGCGCCTGCTGCGGCCAGAAAGCCCTTCGGGCCCAGAGATTATCAGCAATACCCTGCGCAAGGACACGGCCCGGAGCGAGGAAGACGCTCTGGAGACCATCTACCGCCACCTGCGCGCCGGCGAGCCACCCGATTTAGAAGCGGCCCGTGGCCTGGTGGAGCGCCTCTTCTTCAACCCGAAGCGCTATGATCTAGGCAAGATCGGCCGTCACCGTCTGAACAAGAAGCTCGGCTTGGACATCCCCCTGGATGTGACCGTCCTCACCAAGGATGACATCGTGGCCATCATCAAGTACTTGGTGGACCTGCGGGACGGCAAGCGCGAGGCTGACGACATCGATCATCTGGGCAACCGGCGGGTGCGCACCGTGGGCGAGCAATTGGCCCAGCAGATGAGTGTCGGCCTGTCGCGGATGGCGCGCACCATCAAGGAGCGCATGAACCTGCGCGAGAGCGAAAACCTCACGCCGCAGGACTTGGTCAACGCGCGCACCATTCTGTCGGTGATCAACACTTTCTTCGGCACCAGCCAACTGTCGCAGTTCATGGACCAGACCAACCAGTTGGCCGAGCTGACACACAAGCGTCGCTTGTCGGCCCTGGGCCCAGGTGGTCTGACCAGAGAGCGCGCGGGTTTTGAGGTACGCGACGTCCACTACACCCACTACGGACGTCTCTGCCCCATCGAAACGCCCGAGGGGCCGAACATTGGATTGATCTCCTCGCTGACCACCTACGGGCGCCTCAACGATTTGGGCTTCATCGAGGCGCCGTACCGTAAGGTCGTCAACGGGCGGGTGACTGATGAGATCGTCTATCTGACTGCCGACGAGGAAGAGAATCAGATTGTGGCGCAGGCCAATGCGCCGTTGGACAAGGATGGCCGATTTCTCCAGGAGCGCGTGAAGGCGCGTCTGCGCGGCGACTTTTCGGTGGTGCCGCCGGAACAGGTGAGTTACATGGATGTTTCGCCGACCCAGACGGTGTCGGCGGCAGCCGCGCTCATCCCCTTCTTGGAGCACGACGACGCCAACCGCGCCCTAATGGGTTCCAACATGCAGCGTCAGGCGGTGCCTCTGCTCCGCCCGGAGTTGCCCCTCATCGGCACAGGTCTTGAAGGCAAGGTGGCGCGCGACTCGCGGGCGATCATCGTCTCCGACGTGGACGGCGTGGTGGAAGAGGTGGATGCCGATCACATCGTAATCCGCGTGGAGCCGGCACACGACCCAGAGAGCGAGCGCGAGGAACTGCTGGACTTTGAGGACCGCACGCGCCGGGTGTACCGTCTGACCAAGTTCATGCGCACCAACCAGGACACTTGCATCAACCAACGGCCTTTGGTGACGCAAGGGCAGCGCGTTACCAAGAACCAGGTGCTGGCCGACGGCTTTGCCACCGATCGCGGCGAACTGGCCCTCGGTCGCAACGTGCTGGTGGCCTTTATGCCGTGGCGTGGCTACAACTTCGAAGACGCCATCATCGTGTCCGAGCGCATTGTGCGCGAGGACATTTTCACGTCGCTGCACATCGAAGAATTCGACCTCCAGGTGCGCGACACAAAGCGGGGCGAAGAAGAACTGACGCGGGAGATTCCCAACGTCAGCGAAGAAGCCACCAAGGACCTGGACGAAAACGGTGTCGTACGCGTCGGCGCCGAAGTGCAGGCGGGTGATATCCTGGTCGGCAAGGTGACGCCGAAGGGCGAGACCGACCCGACGCCAGAAGAGAAGCTGCTCAAGGCCATTTTCGGCGAAAAGGCCGGCGATGTCAAGGATGCTTCCCTCAAGGTTCCGCCCGGCGTGAAAGGGATTGTCATCAATACGCGCCTGTTCACGCGCAAGAAGAAGGATACCAAGAGCAAGAAGCAAGAGAAGAAAATGCTCGATGACCTGACGCTGTGGCGCCAGGAAGAGGAGCAGAAGGCCAGGCGGCTGCGCGACCAGAAGCTCATTCGGGTGCTGGATGGGAAGACAGCACAGGCCGTGCGCGATATTCAGACCGACAAGGCCTTGGTGAAGGCCAAAACGGCGCTCCGCGCAGAGGGTAACTTGGCCCGACTGGACTTCGACCGGGTCAACTTCCGACTGGAAGTGACCGAAGATGCGGAGGCCAACCAGTTAGCGCGCGAGATCATTCGACGATACGAGCAGCGCCTGGCAGCCATTGAGCAGGAGTACGAGCAGAACAAGCTAAAGCTAACCATGGGCGATGAGTTACCTCCCGGCATTGTGCAGCTTGCCAAAGTCTACGTGGCCAAGAAGCGCAAACTGTCGGTCGGTGACAAGATGGCCGGACGGCATGGCAACAAAGGCGTGGTTTCCAAGATTGTGCCGGTGGAGGACATGCCGTTCCTGCCGGATGGCACGCCGGTGGACGTGGTGCTTAACCCGCTGGGCGTACCTTCGCGTATGAACCTTGGCCAGATTATGGAGTGCAACTTGGGCTGGGCGGCTGCTAAGCTGAACCAGTTTTATGCCTCGCCGGTATTCGACGGTGCTACCTATGAGGAAGTTGTCGAAGAGCTGAAGAAGGCGGGGCTTCCACCCGCCGGCAAGACGATCCTGTATGATGGGCGTACCGGCGAGCCGTTCGACCAGCCGGTGACCGTCGGCTATTTGTACTTGATGAAGTTGTCGCACCTGGTGGAAGACAAGATCCACGCCCGTTCCATCGGGCCGTACTCGCTGATCACCCAGCAGCCCTTAGGCGGCAAGGCACAGTTCGGTGGGCAGCGGTTCGGCGAAATGGAGGTCTGGGCCCTCGAAGCCTATGGGGCCGCGCACACGCTGCAGGAGATCCTCACCGTCAAGTCGGACGATGTGCGTGGGCGTTCCAAGGTGTACGAGGCCATTGTCAAGGGCGACAACTTGCCCGAGCCCAGCTTGCCCGAGTCGTTCAATGTGCTCATTCGCGAGCTGCAAGGTCTTGGGCTCGATGTGGAGCTGATCGATGGCCGGATGCCCCAGTGGTCCGCGCGCCCGCGAAAGGGACCACATGGGCTGAGACCTACCGAGGGCAGCTCTGTGATTCACGGTTAG
- the rplJ gene encoding 50S ribosomal protein L10 codes for MARPEKERVVAEITEGLSRARGIYVTDFSGLNVEEATELRKTLRKSKVQYRVVKNTLARRSVQQAGFDQLLPHLAGPTAFALSFDDPGLPARLLRDFAKKKNKLAIKAIVYEGELVDASRVDEICDLPPREVMLARLLGTMNAPLSRLVYTLNGMLAQLVRVLDAIRAQKEGQASL; via the coding sequence ATGGCAAGACCAGAAAAAGAACGAGTCGTCGCTGAGATCACCGAAGGACTTTCGCGAGCACGGGGGATCTATGTGACCGACTTTTCGGGCCTCAACGTGGAGGAGGCGACCGAACTGCGCAAGACGTTGCGGAAATCCAAGGTGCAGTATCGGGTAGTGAAGAACACCTTAGCACGGCGCTCTGTGCAACAGGCGGGCTTCGACCAGTTGCTCCCTCACCTGGCGGGCCCCACAGCTTTTGCCTTGAGCTTCGATGACCCCGGTCTACCCGCACGACTGCTCAGGGACTTTGCGAAGAAGAAGAACAAGCTGGCCATCAAGGCCATTGTTTATGAAGGCGAGTTAGTGGATGCATCGCGTGTGGACGAGATTTGTGACCTTCCTCCGCGTGAAGTGATGTTGGCAAGACTGCTCGGCACCATGAATGCGCCGCTCAGCAGGCTGGTGTACACTCTCAATGGGATGCTGGCGCAATTGGTCAGGGTGCTCGATGCCATTCGCGCCCAGAAGGAAGGACAAGCATCGCTCTAA
- the nusG gene encoding transcription termination/antitermination protein NusG: MENDELKWYAVRVLSGHERKVKAYVDNEIDRSGLRHKIKEVLLPAEQITEMRQGKKKTKNRIFFTGYLFLNMVLDKETQHLVLETPGVTNFVGSKAKPEPLRPEEIDRILGRVDESRAKERIHVPFRVGDAIKVIDGPFTDFTGVVEEIYEDKNKLRVMVSIFGRSTPVELDFLQVELES, translated from the coding sequence TTGGAAAATGACGAGCTAAAATGGTATGCCGTGCGCGTGCTCTCCGGTCACGAGCGCAAGGTGAAGGCCTACGTGGATAACGAGATCGACAGGAGCGGGCTTCGGCATAAGATCAAAGAGGTCCTTCTCCCTGCCGAGCAGATTACGGAGATGCGTCAGGGGAAGAAGAAGACCAAGAATCGCATCTTCTTCACCGGCTACCTTTTCTTGAACATGGTGCTGGACAAAGAAACGCAGCACCTCGTCTTGGAGACGCCTGGCGTCACCAATTTTGTCGGTTCCAAGGCCAAGCCGGAACCCTTGCGCCCCGAAGAGATCGATCGCATCTTAGGACGGGTGGACGAATCGCGCGCTAAGGAGCGCATCCACGTGCCGTTCCGCGTCGGCGATGCGATCAAGGTGATCGACGGGCCATTTACCGACTTTACCGGGGTGGTGGAGGAGATTTACGAGGACAAGAACAAGCTGAGAGTGATGGTGAGCATTTTCGGCAGGTCTACGCCTGTGGAGCTCGACTTCTTGCAGGTGGAGTTGGAATCGTAG
- the rplA gene encoding 50S ribosomal protein L1 codes for MKRSKRFQQALAKRDASKQYPLDEAVRLVKETATAKFDETVEMSVRLGVDPRHADQMVRGSVTLPHGLGKTKRVLVLTKGDKEKEALDAGADYVGLDEYLEKIQGGWLEFDAVVATPDVMGQVGRLGKILGPRGLMPNPKSGTVTFNVAEAVKEIKAGKVDFRVDKYGILHVPLGKASFPAERLVENAKAFMEAVLRLKPPTAKGQYVRSVTLSSTMGPGVKIDRGALLDEVKA; via the coding sequence ATGAAACGGAGCAAACGATTTCAGCAGGCCCTTGCCAAGCGCGATGCCAGTAAGCAGTATCCTCTGGATGAGGCGGTGAGGCTGGTAAAGGAAACGGCCACCGCCAAGTTCGATGAGACTGTGGAGATGAGCGTCCGTCTGGGAGTTGATCCCCGCCACGCTGATCAGATGGTGCGCGGCTCGGTAACCCTCCCGCACGGGCTGGGCAAGACCAAACGGGTCCTGGTCCTCACCAAGGGTGACAAAGAGAAGGAGGCGTTGGACGCAGGGGCCGACTACGTCGGTTTGGATGAGTACCTGGAGAAGATTCAGGGCGGTTGGCTTGAGTTCGATGCCGTGGTGGCCACTCCTGACGTGATGGGGCAAGTGGGTAGATTGGGCAAGATCCTCGGTCCGCGCGGTCTGATGCCTAACCCGAAAAGTGGTACGGTCACCTTCAACGTGGCCGAGGCGGTGAAAGAGATCAAGGCAGGCAAAGTGGATTTCCGGGTGGACAAGTACGGCATCTTGCATGTTCCGCTGGGCAAGGCTTCCTTTCCGGCCGAGAGGCTGGTGGAGAACGCAAAGGCGTTCATGGAGGCGGTGCTGCGCCTGAAGCCGCCAACGGCAAAGGGGCAGTACGTGCGCAGCGTCACCCTTTCGAGCACCATGGGTCCGGGCGTCAAAATTGACCGCGGTGCTCTTCTCGACGAAGTGAAGGCGTGA
- the tuf gene encoding elongation factor Tu, whose protein sequence is MAKQKFERTKPHVNIGTIGHVDHGKTTLTAAITQVLSRRGLAQAKSYDEIDNAPEEKARGLTINVHHAEYETEARHYAHVDCPGHADYVKNMVTGAAQMDGAILVVSAADGPMPQTREHVLLARQVNVPYLVVFLNKTDQVDDPELLELVELEVRELLSQYEFPGDEVPVIKGSALLALEHPADPEKTRCIVELMEAVDRYIPTPVRDVDKPFLMPVEDVFSITGRGTVGTGRIERGRVRVGDEVEIVGLGAQRRTVVTGVEMFRKILDEGIAGDNVGLLLRGIEKDELERGQVIAAPGSITPHTKFAGNVYVLTKEEGGRHTPFFNGYRPQFYFRTTDVTGTIRLPEGVEMVMPGDNVTMEVELITPIAMEEGLRFAIREGGRTVGAGVVGKIIE, encoded by the coding sequence ATGGCGAAGCAGAAGTTTGAGCGGACGAAGCCGCACGTGAACATAGGGACGATTGGTCATGTGGATCATGGGAAGACGACGTTGACGGCGGCGATCACGCAGGTATTGAGTCGGCGGGGATTGGCGCAGGCGAAGTCGTACGATGAGATTGACAATGCGCCGGAGGAGAAGGCGCGGGGGTTGACGATCAACGTGCATCATGCGGAGTATGAGACGGAGGCGCGTCATTATGCGCATGTGGATTGTCCGGGGCATGCGGACTATGTGAAGAACATGGTGACGGGGGCGGCGCAGATGGACGGGGCGATTTTGGTGGTATCGGCGGCGGATGGGCCGATGCCGCAGACGCGGGAGCATGTGTTGTTGGCGCGTCAGGTGAATGTGCCGTACTTGGTGGTATTTTTGAACAAGACTGACCAGGTAGATGATCCTGAGTTGTTGGAGTTGGTGGAGTTGGAGGTGCGGGAGTTATTGAGTCAGTATGAGTTTCCTGGGGATGAGGTGCCGGTGATCAAGGGGAGTGCGTTGTTGGCGTTGGAGCATCCGGCTGATCCGGAGAAGACGCGGTGCATTGTGGAGTTGATGGAGGCGGTGGATCGGTACATACCGACGCCGGTGCGGGATGTGGACAAGCCGTTTTTGATGCCGGTGGAGGATGTGTTTTCGATAACGGGGCGAGGGACGGTGGGGACTGGTCGGATTGAGCGTGGACGGGTGCGGGTAGGGGATGAGGTGGAGATTGTGGGTTTGGGGGCGCAGCGGCGGACGGTGGTGACGGGGGTGGAGATGTTTCGGAAGATTTTGGATGAGGGGATAGCGGGGGACAATGTGGGGTTGTTGTTGCGGGGGATAGAGAAGGACGAGTTGGAGCGGGGTCAGGTGATCGCGGCGCCGGGGTCGATTACGCCGCATACGAAGTTTGCGGGCAATGTGTACGTGTTGACGAAGGAGGAGGGGGGTCGGCACACGCCGTTTTTCAATGGGTATCGGCCGCAGTTTTACTTTCGGACGACGGATGTGACGGGGACGATTCGGTTGCCGGAGGGGGTGGAGATGGTGATGCCGGGGGACAATGTGACGATGGAGGTGGAGTTGATCACGCCCATTGCGATGGAGGAGGGCTTGCGGTTTGCCATTCGTGAGGGTGGCCGCACCGTCGGCGCCGGCGTGGTCGGCAAAATCATCGAGTAA
- the secE gene encoding preprotein translocase subunit SecE, translating to MFEKAINFLREVKIEMAKVSWPTREELKGSTTIVIVTTLLFAVFIFITDQIISRIVGVIFRLAG from the coding sequence ATGTTTGAAAAAGCGATCAACTTCTTGCGGGAAGTAAAGATTGAGATGGCGAAGGTGAGCTGGCCCACGCGTGAGGAGCTCAAGGGGTCCACTACCATCGTCATAGTCACCACTTTGCTCTTTGCCGTCTTCATCTTTATCACCGATCAAATCATTTCGCGCATTGTTGGGGTCATCTTCAGGCTGGCCGGTTAG
- the rplL gene encoding 50S ribosomal protein L7/L12: protein MAEEKAAQEVTVEGKGGDGKIEAVIRAVEGLTVLELAKLVKALEERFGVTAAASVVAAAPVAGAQASPEAAPAAEEKSEFSVILQSAGAQKIQVIKVVRQLTNLGLKEAKDLVEGAPAPVKEGVSKEEANEIKAKLEEAGATVVLK, encoded by the coding sequence ATGGCAGAAGAGAAAGCTGCCCAGGAAGTGACCGTGGAAGGCAAGGGCGGTGATGGCAAGATCGAGGCGGTGATCAGGGCCGTCGAAGGCTTGACCGTGCTCGAGCTGGCCAAGTTGGTCAAGGCTCTTGAGGAGCGGTTTGGCGTTACTGCCGCTGCGTCAGTGGTGGCCGCGGCGCCGGTAGCTGGTGCGCAGGCGAGCCCTGAGGCTGCCCCCGCCGCTGAGGAAAAATCCGAGTTCTCGGTGATCCTGCAGTCTGCCGGGGCGCAGAAGATCCAGGTGATCAAGGTGGTGCGCCAGCTGACGAATCTTGGCCTCAAGGAGGCGAAGGACTTGGTGGAAGGAGCTCCGGCTCCGGTCAAGGAAGGCGTTTCCAAGGAAGAGGCCAACGAGATCAAAGCCAAACTGGAAGAGGCCGGCGCCACGGTCGTGCTGAAGTAG
- the rpmG gene encoding 50S ribosomal protein L33, producing the protein MQEIITLECSECKNRNYTTTKDKKKHTAKLELRKYCPFCKHHTLHKETR; encoded by the coding sequence ATGCAAGAGATTATCACGTTAGAATGCTCAGAGTGCAAGAACAGGAACTACACGACCACGAAGGATAAGAAGAAACACACGGCGAAGCTCGAGCTGCGCAAGTACTGTCCGTTTTGCAAGCATCACACGCTGCACAAGGAGACCCGATAG